A single window of Anopheles moucheti chromosome 2, idAnoMoucSN_F20_07, whole genome shotgun sequence DNA harbors:
- the LOC128297321 gene encoding uncharacterized protein LOC128297321, producing the protein MGDSFFKLIIRDESWDVRSEAKRLGFLFQLFIDAKKPNEVFIKYKTVKDAQRARTALAKNENVVRVESLETWDIRPKRTTVNTDADDMVSCAGSTTSRYTNHQHKGPTQQPQQHNWMGNGQQMSEPMPLMMGLFNMCSTCHKGGAAYQCFVCGTYYCGEICQRNDWPAHIVQCLPRLVRTQSGFSCNETQSMGYPNPQMMPPYGNLNNTINIGPVQADRKQNQPTGSKRVNQPTGRKESGSNHKQTSNNHPPTNSKSEQHQKLVEASPSKTTPVCTVPTNVLKNLSLKRHQEQEGGLEKPAAAGKDASEKGETSASTIEGIITKQSSKLVKRIQQKVAAPKREIEYSPFPREGEYVKIAYVTDSMLYVYRSGQEANGQSNRYLDFVKRSIECARNVKQMLQAAPNVGDVAFGPFDGDYYRAVVKSIEGTRVSVFFPDFGNTQTVEWKEMKEIPNKEIQYGMCYTHGVMIDGVPKFSPAVRKYLSELLELDEFELIKVSDNKHVKTIGLRHVQELYHLSTKILGIAENEQKMEKPIVKEAPAIVDPASYAPVTAEDFEEHDLPMNKEILLTIVDASELNISNQISVILNSDNAAFSKVISDCNEYGNKDPNPYQPKIENEAFLIQFDEVWCRAMVASNDVEVMYYLLDLGIIRATDKHPKLRRYPAGLTRRVYVSECFVDNPDALGSSEAVGKNEQFLGRTVKATMQLDSDGEGTRLKIHSFVE; encoded by the exons ATGGGCGATTCTTTCTTCAAGCTGATAATTCGCGACGAATCATGGGATGTTCGTTCGGAGGCCAAGCGTTTAGGGTTTCTATTTCAGCTGTTTATCGACGCTAAGAAGCCCAATGAAGTGTTTATAAAGTACAAGACTGTGAA GGACGCCCAACGTGCACGGACTGCCCTTGCAAAGAACGAGAATGTGGTTCGTGTGGAATCATTGGAGACATGGGACATACGCCCAAAGAGAACGACTGTTAATACG GATGCGGATGATATGGTCTCATGTGCGGGATCAACCACTTCTAGATATACCAATCATCAACACAAGGGACCcacacaacaaccacaacaacacaactgGATGGGAAATGGTCAGCAAATGTCCGAACCGATGCCGCTGATGATGGGATTGTTTAATATGTGCTCCACTTGCCACAAGGGTGGTGCCGCATATCAATGTTTCGTATGTGGGACTTACTATTGCGGGGAAATTTGTCAAAGAAACGATTGGCCAGCGCACATCGTCCAATGCCTACC GCGGTTGGTGCGGACGCAAAGTGGATTTTCATGCAATGAAACACAATCGATGGGGTACCCTAACCCTCAAATGATGCCACCGTACGGAAATCTCAACAACACCATTAATATCGGACCCGTACAGGCTGATCGGAAGCAGAATCAACCGACAGGAAGCAAACGAGTCAACCAACCGacaggaaggaaagaaagtgGGTCAAACCATAAACAGACGTCCAACAATCATCCACCGACTAACTCAAAATCTGAACAGCACCAGAAGCTAGTGGAAGCATCACCTTCCAAGACAACACCGGTGTGTACCGTACCTACAAACGTGCTGAAGAATTTATCCTTGAAACGGCATCAGGAACAGGAAGGGGGGTTGGAgaaaccagcagcagctggaaaGGACGCATCTGAAAAAGGGGAAACATCAGCTTCCACGATCGAAGGCATCATTACGAAGCAATCTTCCAAGCTGGTCAAACGCATACAACAGAAGGTAGCAGCTCCAAAACGTGAGATTGAATACAGTCCATTTCCACGGGAGGGCGAATATGTGAAAATCGCGTACGTTACAGACAGCATGTTGTACGTGTACCGAAGCGGTCAGGAAGCGAATGGTCAATCCAACCGTTACCTGGACTTTGTCAAACGCTCTATCGAATGTGCGCGCAATGTGAAGCAGATGCTTCAGGCAGCGCCGAATGTCGGTGACGTAGCGTTCGGACCGTTCGATGGTGATTATTACCGTGCTGTGGTAAAGTCGATCGAAGGGACACGGGTGAGCGTGTTTTTCCCCGACTTTGGTAACACCCAGACAGTCGAGTGGAAGGAAATGAAGGAGATTCCGAACAAAGAGATACAGTACGGTATGTGCTATACGCACGGCGTCATGATCGACGGTGTACCAAAGTTCTCCCCGGCCGTGAGAAAGTATTTGTCCGAGTTGTTAGAATTGGACGAGTTCGAGCTAATCAAGGTGAGCGATAACAAGCATGTCAAAACGATCGGTTTGCGTCATGTGCAGGAACTGTACCATCTGAGCACTAAGATACTTGGCATCGCCGAAAATGAACAAAAGATGGAGAAGCCGATTGTGAAAGAAGCTCCCGCAATAGTGGACCCAGCTTCATACGCTCCGGTTACAGCAGAGGAT TTCGAAGAGCACGACTTGCCGATGAACAAAGAGATTCTGTTGACGATAGTGGACGCGTCCGAACTGAACATTTCCAACCAGATTTCGGTTATACTGAACTCCGATAATGCGGCATTTAGCAAGGTGATCAGCGATTGTAATGAATACGGCAATAAGGACCCAAACCCGTACCAGccgaaaattgaaaatgaagcATTTTTGATACAATTTGATGAAGTCTGGTGCCGCGCAATGGTCGCTTCAAACGACGTAGAGGTGATGTACTATCTGCTTGATCTTGGTATCATCCGGGCCACGGACAAACACCCCAAATTGCGCCGATATCCTGCCGGTTTGACACGCAGAGTTTATGTCTCTGAATGTTTCGTTGACA ATCCGGATGCACTGGGAAGTTCAGAAGCGGTTGGTAAAAATGAACAGTTCCTGGGCAGAACGGTGAAAGCCACCATGCAGTTGGATAGTGACGGCGAGGGAACGCGTTTGAAGATCCATTCCTTTGTTGAATAG
- the LOC128297323 gene encoding tryptase gamma-like translates to MMASWVMWPLSLLLASLVTLRPIGAIVKSESDRGTKLTFPFAVSLQLADAQRTHFCGGTHLGEGWILTAAHCIISLKKGNLTQIFAQIGGRDLNDISADRFPIVETHILRSYNPVTMVGDIAVLRANLPIARNLQSDPQAPLRLPDDSYRRAVNGEQCYIFGYGSDSYDGPISKTLHYGTVLALDLDSCIGMMGAVVAPPPDSGMFCAIGRSDACKGDSGGGYVCRERFSSQFVLRGIISYGVGCGAPGTPGVYTDVGYYLRHYPIGTIIGLA, encoded by the exons ATGATGGCATCATGGGTGATGTGGCCACTTTCGTTGCTGTTAGCAAGCTTAGTAACGTTGCGACCCATCGGTGCTATTGTAAAAAGTGAATCCGATCGTGGTACGAAGCTGACGTTTCCGTTCGCCGTATCGCTGCAGCTTGCTGATGCACAGAGGACACACTTCTGTGGTGGCACGCATCTGGGAGAAGGTTGGATACTAACCGCGGCACACTGCATTATTTCGCT AAAAAAGGGCAATCTTACACAAATCTTCGCACAGATAGGTGGCCGCGATCTGAACGACATTAGCGCCGATCGTTTCCCAATCGTCGAAACACACATTTTGCGCAGCTACAATCC TGTAACGATGGTGGGTGACATTGCGGTGCTGCGTGCAAATTTACCGATCGCCCGTAATCTTCAATCCGATCCACAGGCACCTTTACGCCTGCCGGATGACAGCTATCGCAGGGCCGTTAACGGTGAGCAGTGTTACATCTTCGGCTATGGGTCCGATTCGTACGATGGGCCGATCAGCAAAACGCTCCACTATGGCACAGTGTTGGCACTCGATCTGGACAGTTGCATTGGAATGATGGGTGCTGTCGTGGCACCGCCACCCGACTCTGGAATGTTTTGTGCCATCGGGCGGTCCGATGCGTGTAAG GGTGATTCCGGTGGAGGATACGTGTGCCGGGAACGATTTTCCAGCCAGTTTGTGTTGCGTGGCATCATCTCGTACGGTGTGGGTTGCGGTGCACCGGGAACGCCCGGCGTTTACACGGACGTCGGTTACTATCTGCGCCACTATCCGATCGGTACCATCATTGGTTTAGCTTAA
- the LOC128297322 gene encoding organic cation transporter protein — protein MGQEEQELGDVDMEQQCKDVDEPHQQQGDESPTQLKSGTAKLTVPSTTGDLKQTILDGLEKKGDRGLWLWALFILCLTPNILNGFHVSSYVFLGQLPKNYYCMVPELVQAGWSHEEIRNITSPTGSTRNGTCTIYTWNYGQLSELNYNDALSYTQSHPPPAEVDCLATGRTGAGWHMYYDQPDGVSIVPEWDLLCERTALRSTVQVALSIGKFVGASTFGVISDKYGRKTSFSIAATLYIVAGLLTTFSPFYALLLLGRIGLGASASGVFYPAFALLTENIGKRHRSWMSIAFNFSYPLGMLCLALAAYLIQPWRDLSLALTVPSFLLVIHLYFLVESPRWLLSKGRERKAYRMVFGHSAPQELVDSATVAEKNQGADGDSDRAAVPFGTKLKQSFSEFTKLYGTPVLCRRALICHFTWCITSLCYYVTALNADNFAANRNVYVATTGSVDIVAYILSMIVLAYFGRRSSSFCFFLYAGICLLVVLGIPQGNTTLLVTLAMLGRVGITAVYAIVTLHTAELFPTEIRNTALGICSTMAHVGSIAAPYITDLLGRLAWWIPTTICGCSVLLAGALTLLHPETRDAALKDHAQQEQHDLHAVDEEEMHEKGEKSLTGN, from the exons ATGGGCCAGGAAGAGCAGGAACTCGGCGACGTCGATATGGAGCAGCAATGCAAGGACGTCGACGAGCCACATCAGCAACAGGGTGATGAATCTCCCACCCAGCTGAAGAGTGGTACAGCTAAACTAACAGTTCCGTCCACCACCGGGGACCTTAAACAAACCATTCTCGATGGGCTGGAGAAAAAGGGTGATCGTGGTCTGTGGCTGTG GGCATTATTCATCCTGTGCCTGACGCCCAACATACTCAACGGATTTCACGTGTCGTCGTACGTGTTTCTTGGCCAGTTGCCGAAAAACTACTACTGCATGGTACCCGAGCTGGTGCAGGCTGGCTGGAGTCACGAGGAAATACGCAACATCACATCACCAAC TGGCAGCACCAGGAACGGTACCTGTACGATCTACACCTGGAACTATGGGCAGCTGAGCGAGCTAAACTACAACGATGCCCTCAGTTACACCCAGTCCCATCCGCCACCGGCCGAAGTTGACTGTCTCGCAACGGGGCGAACCGGTGCCGGGTGGCACATGTACTACGACCAACCGGACGGTGTATCGATCGTGCCGGAGTGGGATCTGCTGTGCGAGCGGACTGCCCTGCGCTCCACGGTACAGGTGGCACTGTCGATTGGCAAGTTTGTCGGTGCCTCCACCTTCGGTGTCATCTCCGACAAGTACGGGCGCAAGACGAGCTTCTCCATTGCGGCAACACTGTACATCGTGGCCGGACTGCTAACGACCTTCTCGCCGTTCTacgcactgctgctgctcggtcGCATCGGGCTGGGTGCATCGGCTTCGGGTGTGTTTTATCCAGCATTCGCACTAC TAACGGAAAACATTGGCAAACGACACCGGTCCTGGATGAGCATTGCGTTCAACTTTTCCTATCCGCTCGGTATGCTCTGTCTAGCGCTGGCCGCTTACCTCATTCAACCATGGCGAGATCTTTCCCTCGCTCTGACCGTACCATCCTTTCTGCTCGTGATACACCTCTA CTTCCTCGTGGAGTCACCGCGATGGTTGCTGAGCAAAGGTCGCGAGCGGAAAGCGTACCGGATGGTGTTTGGACACAGTGCCCCACAGGAGCTGGTCGACAGTGCGACGGTGGCGGAGAAAAATCAGGGCGCGGATGGTGATTCTGACCGAGCAGCCGTACCATTCGGTACAAAGCTAAAGCAATCGTTCAGCGAGTTTACAAAGCTTTACGGCACACCGGTCCTATGCCGCCGAGCGCTTATTTGTCACTTCACGTGGTGCATCACCTCGCTGTGCTACTACGTTACAG CTCTCAATGCGGACAACTTTGCGGCCAATCGAAACGTGTACGTTGCCACCACCGGTTCGGTGGACATCGTAGCCTACATACTCTCGATGATCGTGCTGGCGTACTTCGGGCGGCGCAGTTcatcgttttgctttttcctgTACGCGGGCAtttgtctgctggttgtgctTGGCATCCCGCAGGGCAACACAACGCTGCTGGTAACGCTTGCCATGCTCGGTCGGGTTGGTATTACCGCGGTGTACGCGATCGTAACACTGCACACGGCCGAACTCTTCCCAACCGAGATACGCAACACGGCGCTCGGCATCTGCTCGACCATGGCGCACGTTGGATCGATCGCTGCACCGTACATTACGGATCTGCTCGGTCGGCTTGCCTGGTGGATACCGACCACGATATGTGGCTGCTCGGTGCTGTTGGCCGGTGCGCTCACACTGCTGCACCCGGAAACGCGCGATGCCGCACTGAAGGATCATGCCCAGCAGGAACAGCACGATCTTCATGCGGTCGACGAAGAAGAGATGCACGAAAAGGGTGAAAAATCATTAACGGGTAACTAA